CATGACTATATAAAGCCAGAACGTGCTATAACAGACATTTGCATAGACCCTACATAGAATAGCTTGAGGTAAGAAACATTACATATGACCTATACTGCGAAGGATGCGCTTCAACAACCGCGGTAACCTAGACTAGGGGGTACAAGCAGAAAAAACGATACCACGTACACGGagaacaaacacagaacaaacaaaTCCCACCGAGCCGCCTTTTTAAAGCAATCTGGACGAGAATATtgcatatattttcatttttcttcgGCATTTTCTTTAGGGGTTGCTGCTGGTGTCTTGGCCTTTGTgctggggagggcggggggtgggggttcgGGGGATACAAGTGCCCCTCGGTGGGTGAAGAATAACGAAACGgattgatttgtttttttgggATGGTGAGATTGAAATCCAACACAGCATTTCTGACATCTCCCCGTAACTCACCCTCATTTCTACCTTCCCAagctccagcccccagccccaccgctGCCTCCTTgcagggcgggaggggggggggacggggatggggacacgaCGACTGGGGGCTCCGCTCAGTAAAACCAGGGTGGATTTGGTccttttgggttggtttttgtttttctttccccccccgTGGAATTACAAAACACCCCCGCCCGGTCCCCACGACACTGCACAGCCCGAAGTCACCCTCTGCagaggcagctcagccctgcgACACGGCGACAAGGTGCTCTGAGAGCACCCAAAGCTACAACCACCACTCCcaaaccctcccccccccgcccccaacccccccaagaCATTGCATTCCTCCACATCGCCTTCCTCTTTTAATTGCACATGGTTGAACCGGAGCATCAAGAGATAcccctttctctgtgtgttttaaCACACCCCAGGCTTTATTGCACAGCATCGCGACAGGCGATACCCTCTTTTGTGTGGGAGGCGGGGGCAAAAGCGTTGAAGAAGGAGATGGTGGGGGACGACTTTTTGTGACATTTCCCAGGttgggaattaaaaaaagggggCGAAAAATGAGGAGAAGCAGCCGGGGAAGGGCTGGGGATGAAGGGAGGAGGCTCTGCTGGATGATCCCgcagaaataaagctgaaggaaaaagctCATTTCAGCCcagggaaggattttttttttttaaggagtcGGCTCCGTCCTTTGCAGCTCGTAAATAAAAGCATTCCTCGGCGCTGCTGGTCATGACCATGAACGCGGGGAAGCGGGAGCACGTGGTGAGCATCCAGACTTCCCAGAAAACGCTGCTTTGCCATAAAATTAATCCCCCCTCCGATATAAAACGAATGGAGCAAAGCGCGGCGTGGCAAAGCGCGGGGCTCAGGCACCGCcgcccccctctcccccttcagcctgaattaaaaattcttatttctcCCCCCTTTTTATCCTGAATTACAATTTCCCATGCAGGCAAAGCTCCCCAGGGCCCTAAACCTGCTGCTCCCCCCGTCCTACCCCCTCCACCTCgctttccccctcccaccccgaCCTAAAAGTGCCTCGAACACAGACCTGACGGGGAAATCGCGAAAATCGGTGGTTTTTTCTCCAGGAAATCCGAGCACACGTACAAAGAAAACGCGTCGCGTCCTACCAGGCCCCTCTCTACTGccctgaaagggaaaaagccaGACAGGGTTTTAGGGAGCCAACCCCCCCCTTTCCTCCGTCCCCCAAAGACCGACTGAAACCTCTCCTTAAAGACAGGGCTGTCTCTACTTGCAGCTAGCGGGACTTTTTAGGgaggtaaagaaagaaaagtgcagGTTTTTAACCTGATGggcagctggagaagggagAAATAGGGTGAATGAGAtatatttcctctgaaaaacccacaatcttttttaaattttttgtttttaattgagaAAATAGCACCCAGGAGACAAAGCGCATCACCCGAgttttcccagggaagtggaGATGCGGCTCACTCAGGCTCCAACAGGCTGAAACCACCGGAGGgtacaaaaaaagaagcatttttcgATCTCTTTTCCTACCTTGTCATCAataaacagagcaaaacagcGTACAACCTCTGTCATCAGCGCTGTTGCGAATaaacctctctttttttctttcttttttttttttttttagaggaatGTCAGAATTTTGGGGTAGTGCAGAGAAACTGTGaatccagagaggaaaaaaaaaaaatctccaaaaggCTCAGTTTACGTGGAAGGAAATtcagattttgggtttttttttatccctggGAGGGTTTCCtaggggtgggtgtgtgtgttttccttctccttgtGACATTCTGGCGTTGAGGACAACACCACCGCCTGCACCAAAGCTTCCTATCTATAGGGACATAGTGTGATACACGTACCTCATAtattatatagatatatacCATATACACCGGATATATACATAGTCTTTGTCTCTCGCCTCTTCCTAGAGATCCTGATTAAGCCTAGAGATCCTGATCAAACTTAGAAATCCTGATTAGCCACAAAACCTCAATGTAGACTGAGAAAAACACATATTGGGTCACACCgtccactgaaaaaaagcacCTACCATAAGGATGCGGGGCCCGTGCTTTAAGCCAACAccccccatccccttccctggtgggttttttctcccctattcctttatttttgctatttttttcccctcccgcCTTCCCACTAAACACCAACCCAGCCCTAAACCCTGCGTGGCAGCCCAGGAGAGGGTCTAGGATCCACCCTCATCACCCTCCACCCCGGTCTCGCCGCCAACCGAAgccggggaggtggggggtggggtgggggtggcggCCCCCGACGGCCCCGACGGTGCCCGGCGCTGCACGGAATCCCTACCTGTGCTGCTGGCAAAGGACAAGCGGCTAAAGTCGCGCTCAAAACCTCCCCTTCAGCCCGCCGAGCATCTCTGGAAGCCGTCTGTCCTCCCGCCGTCCCGGCGGAGAAGATGcattattagtatttttttttctcgcTGTCGGGTTTCGTATTTTAAGGGAAACCggttatttattaatattatttctttattcattGATTTCTGGgtagggaggggtggggggattaAGAGTGATCAGGTAAAGTCCCGGGAGCTCGGGTGAACGCTAGAGAGTCTATgtgggtttggttggtttgtttttatggtttttttttttctttttctgttgtttgtttgttttttaataccCGACACGGAcgctttttaaaactttaaaagaaagaaagggctTGCTCTCTCAGGAggagtcttttctttttcatacgCCGGTTCTGGAACCAGATCTTCACCTGCTGGTCGCTCAGGTTTAATCGGTCTGAGAGCTCCCTCCTTCTTTGGCGAGTAATGAATTCATTGACCATAAActccccttccagctctgccagctgcagcttgGAATAGGGTTTTCGTTTTTTCCGGGACCGTGTGTGCATCGGGTACCAAGGAGCACCTGGCAAAGGGGGAGCGAGAGTTGAGCACTTGGCAAGGAATaaaaccccccccaaaacccaaaacccttcctctttaaaaaaaaggggcaaCCCCAGCACCCCTTTCTGCACCTCTCCGGCGGCCCCGCTGTCCCCGGGGTCCCCCGCTGCTGTGGTTGCCGCCGTGGGTGCTTAGGGatgctcccagctgcctcccgGGGCCACGGGTGATGCGTGGGGcgggcagaggaagaggaaggtagGGAGCGTTATAACCGGGGCACGGAGCAAAGGAGCGGACGACAAGCCggggacacccccaccccccacccgcGAAGGGCTCCACCGCCTCTCCGGCCCCGCTAAAGGGGGGAACCTCCACCCCAGCGCCGGCTTTGAAGGCTGTGGGGTTGTTGGGGGGGGTTAAGCATCCCCCCCACTCcttctccccccttccctcGGGCAGACACACCTCTACGATGTCCCCAAAAAGCGCCTGGACGCTCGGCGCCGGGCAGGGATGCGCAGCCACTACCCTTCCCTGCGCCCTTctcctgtctctctctctctctctctttttttttttttaatgggatatTTACATGTTTatagccttttcttttaaaagaagcacCACCTAATAAAACATTAGGGATTTCGGTGCTACCCCTAGCGGTCTCAGCACACATAGACACGCCGCTTCCCATCGCTGAACCCATGAATTACACCACGGAGGAGCCCCAAGCCGGCAAGTTTCCAAGCAAAACCCCCCCACCACACACTCCCGACACCACCAGACCCAGCCCCGAgaccccccctcccgcccccccttTTTCCCAGGTCTTACCACCGGTGCCTAAAGTGCTGCCTTGGTTCAGGGGGGACACCAAACCCCCCGCTTCTCCGGTCGTGCCTTTATTCCCTTCATTGAGCAAGGAGGAGCTGGAGTCTGACTCCAAGGACTGGCAGGACGGAGGGTCGTGGGGCACCGCCTCGCTGCTCGGATAGTCATATTTGCTGAAATTGCCCCCCATGCCATTGGGGAGGCTGGATTCGAGGGGCAGCAAGGCACTGTccctgcccctctcctccctcttgAGCCCGGTGGTTTCGGAGCAGGTTTCCCGGTaataacatttgctttcctccaccCGGGCGAGGTCGCAGGCTCTGCCGAAGGAAGGGTTAATGGAGACGGGGCTGCTCAGGTAGGGTTGAGGGTACCCATTGCAGGGTTCCGAGGatgcccagggcagggagcagacGTTATCCCGTCGGGGGTAGGAGAGGGAAGGCAAACCGGGCAGCTGCCCTCCGGAGGCACGGAAATTAGGGAAGTAGAAGGTGTCTCCCGTGTGGATGTTCACCAGAGGTCCCACAAAGCCGGGATTAAGGAGGTTGTGCTCGCCCATTTCCGCGGGCCTGACCGAAAGCTTCTACTTTATTGCTATCTGACATTAAACATAGTTAAACCGACGGCTCGGCCCCATTGGTCCGGGGGGGTCACGTGAGCCCCAAATTGcgctgggagggggggggccctcccctcccctggcaGCCGAGACAAAACACAACAGCAAGTTCCGCCTTTTTACgccttttctcccccccccgccttctTCACCCCCCCAATCataaaaaatcataaaaaatcccataaagcattttatttaaaaaaaaaaaaaaaagctacggCTCCCAGCGCTGGCTTGAGAATGGCGAAGCGCCCTAAAATGTCATATTTAGCATAAAATAATCGATTGGCGAGGGTTTTGCCCCAAAACCGCCGCGCGCCCCTCCCCCGGCAACAACTGGGGGCCCTCCACCATCTGCAAAAGCGAGGCTGGTTCTCATTAATTAGCTCCTTTATTAACTAAAACAGTTCGAATTTACAATATCTCCCCAATAAATTACTATTAGATATTGTGTCATATAAAGTTTACGGGCTTTTTAAGGAGACGACTGATGGTGCCCGCAACAGGCTCATATTTACGCGCGGTGGGACGGGAGAGTTGGAGGCTATTTGCgaccttttctgctctttttttattattattattactacaattttctttcccctcctctcgGACTAGGTGGCTTTGTCGTGGGCTGGGGAAATGCAGCCTCTTCCCAGGCTCTTGCCCCTCTCTCAAGAAGGgatggaagattatttttttgaaagaatctTCAATTGCTTTTATTAATGATCTGTGTCGAATAAAGCAGCCAGAAGAGCAAGACTATATATAGCCTTTACCCGGTATATATTCCATATGCACCAAGGCGCGCACACGTATAGAATAAGTGTCCAAAtctgggttgtttggtttttttgcttcgTTTCTGGGAAAGAATCAAAATTATAGTCCTCCCCCCTTCATTTCTGTGgtccccacccctggaaacGGAGgtacacaccacacacaccccccagccccccccggaGCTGGTTCCTCGCCACCTTATAGCAATATATTCTACCCTCGTAACACTACAGagctcttcctccctcccacccatcGTCTTCTCCTGGAAAGAGCTGCTGCAAAGGAATATAagggatggaaggaaaaaaaaaaacaacaaaaacccaaccccaaccaATATTGGAGTCTTTCAGTGCAAAATAAATACGTTgggcaaagaaaaaaccctggaAAAGGTGCATTGTATGAAAACCGGGAACACGCACAGACATTTGAGGGTGGGttttgttagattttttttctgggtgcgttcccccccctcccctttttgttttcttgacaccccccctctttttttattattttttaaaaaaccgAAATGCCCACCCCGTTTGCCGGATTTTTGCATGGCTTTGCATTCCTCCCTGCCTTAAGCAACTCCCAAGCGCTCCCCTTTGCCAGGTTGACTCTGCGAAGTACCGTAAATATTCCTGTAGAGGTAAAACCGCTGCGCGGGGGCGGAGGCGCTCCGCGGAGGCTGAGCCGGGCGGGTGCAGCCGCACCTCCCCAACTGCTGCCTTTCCAGCCAACAGCCAACCTCCCTCGccaatattttatatatttctcaAGCAtaaacccatttttttcccctcagctggCAAAACACTGGCGCTTCAGCTGCCCCCCCCGCTCCAGccctgcaaaaaaaatcaggtgcCAATAAAATAACTCATTtaggtgccttttttttttttccgtcTTCCATGGACAGCTCCTGAAGGTGGAAAACCTATTTTCCATATTTCCCATCCCTCTTTCTCCCTGGCACACCTATATGTTCCATACATACCTTGCAGAGATACGTGCATACTTTCCTACACGCTTTGCCTGCGAAGGAAGAAATACGACtactagaaatattttgctaGAATGAAAgtttagcactttttttttttttcttttctttttttaaaccttgcCAAGgaatttttctccctgcaggtATAAGTGAAAAAGCTGCTTGCAATTTCTCCAAGAGTGTCTTCTCGCTGCAGAAGAAGCGCTCGCAACGCCGGGCAAGCGTGGAGAGGAATAGTTTATATAAAAATGAGCACGTGATCCCCGGAGGTTGCCATCCGAATTGGCtttgtttgctggtttttttaaagaaaacccttCCTCTaccttgctttttgctttgcaaaaattCCCCATATAAGACGTGCCCGGCTGCTGCACGGCTTTGTTCTCCACCGGACCTTGGgaaagtatatttttgtttctcgGGGCATTTggggcttttcctttttattcaatTGGATTTGGGCTGGgtgaaaaaaaagggaaaaaaaacaccacacctaaaagaataaaaaattaataacatttcACATTTACCTCCAAGGAAACAGGGCTGAGCTGTGGAGCAAGTGAATCCCAAACTGCGCGCTGGAGTCTTGGGCGGAGGGATAATGTCAGCATGGGCATCACagcaagggagaggaggaaaagcaccCCCGGTTcccttatttattctttttattattattattaattttttttaagagctggGCAATGATACGGCCGTGCTCAGAAATATATTAAGCGATGCGCAGAGTGGAGACTAACTCCCGGCTCTGGGTGGCCTTGAGCAGGGCTCCCCAGCTCAGcgctgctcctgctgcaagcGGACAGCAGGTccaaggaaggggggggggggggggaatagaAATAAATCCTAAGGACGCTTAAGCAAAGCTGCCGCGATTCCCCGGGAATTTCTTCcccattaaaaatgcatttcccaGTTCAGGTTGAACGCTTGGGCTTTTCTAATGCTCAGCGCAGGCTGAGCggtgcttaaaaacaaaagcctgaGCCGAGCCCTGCTGCTTGGGGCACTGGCTTAGGCAGCACAACCCACCCCGAGCCCCGGCTCTCCAAAAATAGATCCCCATTTCTACCTCCCACTGCTTTGAACaatcccccttctttttttttccccctacggtgttcctccccccccaaaaaaagttgCCCAGCCCAGCAGAAAAATCTCTGAGCCTTCCCCCATTTGCAGGAATCCCGGTTTTCAGGTAGAGAGACCTTTTCGACGTCGATATTTAATCCTCAGGGAGGGTTtcttagtaatttttttatttcccaccTCCACAAGTTACACAGGCAGCTTTCGGGAAACGCTGGTGGGAAGGAGCCGGCAGAAGCTCCCTGCCCATGGGAGCCGGGGAGAAAACACAATCAGCCCCcgggaaaaaaaagaagagggaggaaaaaaaggcgCTGGAAAAGCACGATTGCAACGTCTCAGTTCAAGGTCACTGTCTAGTGTAGTAAATAGGATCGACATCTTATGCTAATGACTGTCTCGGATGAGCATCACTCACTGCACGGGAAAACAACAAGTTTTGGgttgactttttttctgtggtttgccctttttccccccctttttttgggggggagagggggaattTAGCCCTGCGCTCCTCCCAAatgtccccttcccctcctcccgcATTTCGTCTTCCCACCCGCGCAGCCCGCGGGGCTCAGCTCGGCTGGCGGCTCccactggaacaggctttttctctcccacccctcCAGCCTCTTCTCTTCAAGAActcaaaaatcagaataaaatggatcaaaaaaccacccccaacCTAATGGCCCCAGCAAAACCTTTACGTTTCAGCCGGGAAGGACTTAGCCCCACTTTCAGTTTTCTCCCAGAAAAAGACCATGAAATTTAACCCTCGTAGGGCAAAACCAATCTGCAACATATATATTGCATCTTTCTGCCTGGAAAAGGCGGGGTGTGGGCagggaaaagcaaattaaaaggtCTCCTTGTGCGTGCGTAGGTTGGAAAAACAGCCCCCGTGGTGGCTGAGCTTTTTTGCTCGACCGAATTTCAGCCCAAATCGGTTGGGAGTTGGAAGGAGTTGCGGTGACTCGAACAAGAAGTCAGCTGCCAGGGTCAAAAAGGAAGTATTTAGAATAAATATATAGATACATGACACGGGGAATAAAATAGAGACAGGCTTTGGAAAGCCCACAGAACTGTGATTTCGGGGTAGCTATATATCATTGAAACCTGCCCCGGCTACTTTTTCTGATGTGGAAAATGCATGTTATAGGCGCCTTACAGATATATAAGTGTACAAGACACCTTATATATCTCCATATAAAAGGGCAGTAAAATGGAATACGTAGAagctgggcaaaaaaaaaaaaaaaaaaggaaaatattaacgTGGAATAGTGGCAAATGGATGCGAATAAAAACGTCTACGACACTTCAGCTCATCCAATATACAAATCATCCGGCGCAGCTTTCAGTTTTAACGAAGGCGGGTCCCAGCCTCGGTGCAGGGAATAGTTAAATGCCTGGAATatcattata
The Phalacrocorax carbo chromosome 27, bPhaCar2.1, whole genome shotgun sequence genome window above contains:
- the HOXC12 gene encoding homeobox protein Hox-C12 — encoded protein: MGEHNLLNPGFVGPLVNIHTGDTFYFPNFRASGGQLPGLPSLSYPRRDNVCSLPWASSEPCNGYPQPYLSSPVSINPSFGRACDLARVEESKCYYRETCSETTGLKREERGRDSALLPLESSLPNGMGGNFSKYDYPSSEAVPHDPPSCQSLESDSSSSLLNEGNKGTTGEAGGLVSPLNQGSTLGTGGAPWYPMHTRSRKKRKPYSKLQLAELEGEFMVNEFITRQRRRELSDRLNLSDQQVKIWFQNRRMKKKRLLLREQALSFF